A region from the Citrobacter telavivensis genome encodes:
- a CDS encoding Na/Pi cotransporter family protein encodes MLTLLHLLSAVALLVWGTHIVRTGVMRVFGARLRTVLSRSVEKKPLAFCAGIGVTALVQSSNATTMLVTSFVAQDLVALTPALVIVLGADVGTALMARILTFDLSWLSPLLIFIGVIFFLGRKQSRAGQLGRVGIGLGLILLALELIVQAVTPMTQANGVQVIFASLTGDIMLDALIGAMFAIISYSSLAAVLLTATLTAAGIISFPVALCLVIGANLGSGLLAMLNNSAANAAARRVALGSLLFKLVGSLIILPFVHPLANLMDELPLPKSELVIYFHVFYNLVRCLAMIPFAEPMARFCKRIIRDEPELDAHLKPKHLDVSALDTPTLALANAAREALRIGDAMEQMMEGLKRVMHGEPREEKELRKMADDINVLYTAIKLYLARMPKEELAEEESRRWAEIIEMSLNLEQASDIVERMGSEIADKSLAARRAFSIEGLKELDALYDQLLSNLQLAMSVFFSGDVTSARRLRRSKHRFRILNRRYSHAHVDRLHQQNVQSIETSSLHLGLLGDMQRLNSLFCSVAYSVLEQPDEDDERDDY; translated from the coding sequence GTGTTAACTTTGCTCCACCTGCTTTCTGCTGTCGCCCTGCTGGTCTGGGGTACCCATATTGTTCGTACTGGCGTCATGCGGGTGTTTGGCGCTCGCCTGCGTACCGTTCTGAGCCGTAGCGTTGAAAAGAAACCGCTCGCCTTCTGCGCGGGGATTGGCGTCACTGCGCTGGTACAAAGCAGTAACGCCACCACCATGCTGGTGACCTCGTTTGTCGCCCAGGATCTTGTCGCGCTGACGCCTGCGCTGGTGATTGTGCTCGGCGCTGACGTGGGGACCGCGCTGATGGCGCGTATTCTCACCTTCGATTTATCATGGTTGTCGCCGCTGCTGATTTTTATCGGCGTGATCTTCTTCCTCGGCCGTAAACAGTCACGCGCCGGGCAACTGGGGCGGGTGGGTATCGGCCTTGGCCTGATCCTGCTGGCGCTGGAGCTGATTGTCCAGGCCGTCACGCCCATGACGCAGGCCAACGGCGTGCAGGTGATTTTCGCCTCGCTGACCGGCGATATCATGCTGGATGCGCTAATTGGCGCGATGTTCGCGATAATCAGTTACTCCAGCCTGGCGGCGGTACTGCTAACGGCCACCCTGACGGCGGCGGGGATCATCTCCTTCCCGGTGGCGCTGTGTCTGGTGATTGGCGCCAACCTTGGCTCCGGCCTGCTGGCGATGCTCAACAACAGCGCGGCCAATGCCGCGGCTCGCCGCGTCGCGCTCGGCAGTCTGCTGTTCAAGCTGGTGGGCAGCCTGATTATTCTGCCGTTTGTACACCCACTGGCGAATCTGATGGATGAATTACCGCTGCCGAAATCCGAGCTGGTGATCTATTTCCACGTCTTCTACAACCTGGTGCGCTGCCTGGCGATGATTCCTTTTGCCGAGCCGATGGCGCGCTTCTGTAAGCGCATCATCCGCGACGAGCCGGAGCTGGATGCACATCTCAAGCCGAAGCACCTGGACGTTAGCGCGCTGGATACGCCGACCCTTGCGCTGGCCAATGCCGCCCGTGAAGCGCTGCGCATCGGCGATGCGATGGAACAGATGATGGAAGGGCTGAAAAGGGTGATGCACGGCGAGCCGCGTGAAGAGAAAGAGCTGCGCAAAATGGCGGATGACATTAACGTGCTCTACACCGCCATTAAGCTCTACCTGGCGCGAATGCCGAAAGAGGAACTGGCGGAGGAGGAGTCGCGCCGCTGGGCGGAGATTATTGAGATGTCGCTCAACCTTGAACAGGCGTCGGATATTGTGGAGCGCATGGGCAGTGAAATTGCCGACAAGTCGCTGGCGGCGCGTCGGGCGTTTTCGATTGAGGGGTTAAAAGAGCTGGATGCGCTCTATGACCAACTGCTCAGCAATCTGCAACTGGCGATGTCGGTGTTCTTCTCCGGCGACGTGACCAGCGCCCGCCGGTTGCGTCGTAGCAAACATCGTTTCCGGATCCTGAACCGTCGTTACTCGCATGCGCACGTAGACCGTCTGCATCAGCAAAACGTACAAAGCATCGAGACCAGTTCCCTGCACCTGGGGTTACTGGGCGATATGCAGCGTCTGAACTCGCTGTTCTGTTCTGTGGCCTACAGCGTGCTGGAACAGCCGGACGAAGACGATGAGCGGGATGATTACTAA
- the pepE gene encoding dipeptidase PepE, with the protein MELLLLSNSTLPGKDWMEHALPLIVEQLNGRRSAVFIPFAGVTQTWDEYTEKTAAIFAPMGVRVVGIHSVADPLAAIENAEVVIVGGGNTFQLLKESRERGLLAPMVDVVKRGALYIGWSAGANLACQTIRTTNDMPIVDPKGFDALGLFPLQINPHFTNALPEGHKGETREQRIRELLVVAPELTVIGLPEGNWIKVSKGQAVLGGPNTTYVFEAGKDAVAVEAGHCF; encoded by the coding sequence ATGGAACTGCTTTTATTGAGTAACTCGACGTTGCCAGGTAAAGACTGGATGGAACACGCGCTGCCGCTGATTGTGGAACAGTTGAATGGTCGCCGCTCAGCGGTGTTTATTCCCTTCGCAGGCGTGACCCAGACCTGGGATGAGTACACGGAAAAAACGGCAGCGATTTTCGCCCCCATGGGCGTCAGGGTGGTGGGCATTCACAGCGTCGCCGATCCGCTGGCAGCAATTGAAAATGCGGAAGTGGTGATCGTCGGCGGAGGGAATACCTTCCAGTTGCTGAAAGAGAGCCGCGAACGCGGATTGCTGGCGCCGATGGTTGACGTGGTAAAACGCGGTGCGCTGTACATCGGCTGGAGCGCGGGTGCGAACCTCGCCTGCCAGACCATCCGCACCACCAACGACATGCCGATTGTCGATCCAAAAGGTTTCGATGCGCTGGGCCTGTTCCCGCTACAGATTAACCCGCATTTCACCAACGCGCTGCCGGAAGGTCATAAAGGCGAAACGCGTGAACAGCGTATTCGCGAGCTACTGGTTGTCGCGCCAGAACTGACGGTGATCGGTCTGCCGGAAGGGAACTGGATTAAAGTGAGCAAAGGCCAGGCGGTGCTTGGCGGCCCGAACACCACGTACGTGTTCGAAGCCGGTAAAGATGCGGTTGCCGTTGAGGCAGGTCACTGCTTTTAA